The genomic interval TTTTCTTTCATTTCCGATGTTTAAATGAATGAATGTTTAAATGAATGAATATATTAATGATGTTTATTTTTATTAGTTGTGTTCCTTGCTTTAGACATAATTTTTGTAATTTCATTTGCTTCATTTATTAATCTTTTTAGTTCTTCTTTTTCATTTGATAAATGAGCATCTTTTATTATTTCTAACCAGTATTCTGTTTCGTCAGCTTCTTCTACAACAATGCTGATTTTACTGAAAAACTCTGCTTTTGATCTTGCTCTGCA from Bacteroidales bacterium carries:
- a CDS encoding four helix bundle protein; protein product: MYKYKTMTEKEIFIEKLKERTRKFAVDIILFCNTLKKVKASSVITYQLVKSATSTGANYRAVCRARSKAEFFSKISIVVEEADETEYWLEIIKDAHLSNEKEELKRLINEANEITKIMSKARNTTNKNKHH